The Paramixta manurensis region ACCAGCTTATGCGCCGTATCGCGCGGCAGCACGGTATCGCTATCCAGCGTGATGACATATTTAATCCGCACAGGTAACCGGGGATCATCAATACCCGTCATGTTGGAAAACTGCTTCGCGGGCTGGCGTAACCAGCTATTTAGCAGTGCCAGTTTGCCGCGTTTGCGTTCGTAACCCATCCAGACACTTTGTGGTGAATTCCATTCGGGGGCTCGATGGAGTAGATAAAAGCGCGGATGGCTGGCTGAGTAACGCCGATTGAGATCCTGTGTCTGTTTGATCGCCTGATCGAGCAGGGCGCTATTTTCCGGGGAGTTTTCATGGGCTGAGTCAGCGAAGTCGGTTAGCAGGGCAAAATAGAGGTTTTCGCTCTGGTTGCCTAACCAACAGACCTCAAGACTGGTGAGGAGTTTGCTCATGCCTGTGCTGCTGGTCAGCAAACACGGAATGACGACCATGGTGGCGGATTCTTCTGGGATTCCGGCAGAAAAATCCATACGCGGCAACGGTCGCGGAGTGCGGAAACGGGTAGTGGCCTCGCTCAGCAGGTCGCTGACCAGTTGGCTGACCACTACAATTAGCGGGATGGCAAGAAGTATCAGCAGCCAGTCAATCCCATGCCGCGCTGTTGCCTGTACTATGCCTGCCGTTGTTGCCGTGGTCAGTAAACTTAGGCTGCCAAGCCAGGAAAGTAATGGAACTTGGTTGAAATTGTGCCGCAGGCGGATGAGCCGTGAGGTATCCGCCGACAGTTGTATTTCCAGTTGCTGACGGCCTTCACCCATCAGGTAATAACCGATATGGCGTCCTGGGGTATCAGACGCGGCTTCCCTGGAGTGTGCCAGTACGCGGTGGGCGACATCTGGTTCGCTGAAGCGACTATCACGGGCCAAAATCTCAATGACATGGCGATAGTGGTCTCGGGTATCAAATTGCATCAGAGGATAGATGCCGGCCGGATCCAGGCGTAACGTTTGTTCCACCACGCTCATCGCTTCAGCGAAGTCCGCCCAGTTTGTTTCACTCAGTAAACGTAAACCGGCAATACTATTGCTGACCGAAAGCTGGCTGGCGGCCAGTTGTTGATTGAAAAGATGAATGAGCGCATCGATTGTGACGCCCTGTTCAGTAAGATGTTGTTCAACCCAAGTCAGTGGCAGCATCAGCATATTGCCGCGCCCTTGCAGACGGCGTACCAGTTCCGCGACAAATGCGCTGCTTAGCGGAGGGCGAGAGCGGGCCATATCGGCGATTACCATGATCAAGTCGGCGGGGGCGCTCTCTGCACATTCGAAAATTCGCGTTACCCAGCTATCGGCCAGATTGCGCTCTTGTTGGGCTTTTACCACCTCGATACTGACCCGACGCAGGTTCTCAATCAAGGCGAGACGTAGCATACCGGGTAAAGCCCATACTTCTCCTAATGTGAGCGACGTTTCCTGTTGATAGGCGGTGATATAGTTGGTCAGACTGACCGCGTCCCAGCGTCCGTCGCCGTGAGCAATTGCTTCGGCAGCAATATCATAAATGCGTGGACAATGATGCGGCGCGGTCAACGCCGGAAGACCTTTGCCGAAGTTTTTCGGCAAGTGCTGGCGGACGATGCGGATTTGCTCTTCAATAAGGTAGTAATTATCCAGCAACCACTCTCCTGCTGGCATGATGCTGGCTTTTTTACCTGCATTGAGTACGTAGCAATTTTGCGTAATTACCGCCTCATTGTTATCAAGACGTTTGAGAAGGTAATAAGGCAGTCTGTCAGAAGATAATTTATGCGAGCGTGCCAGCTTTTGACCGTAGCGCTCCATCTGCGGCGTTGAAAACAGCTCGCTTTTAAGGCTATTTTCAACCACCGGCTCGTTGTCCGGAAACGGCAGAAATTCTAGTGCTGGCGGCGACGGATCGGTGCCGGTAAGCCACTTCTTAAAATTCATTTTCATAGGATTGCTCTAAGGCGACATTCGCGCGCAGGAGCAGTTGAGAAATCAGTTCAGAAACGTTCTCTCAGGATGGGCGTAAGGCATCAGGGATTTAACAGCTGCGGATATATTGCTTAAATATAGAACAGATAATTTATGTCCGAATAGGCTTTAGGGATCAACGTGGTGCAACAAACAAAGCCTTACAGCCGGGGCAAAGCATGGCCTGCTTGAGACGAATTTTGGAGAGCGGTTGCGAGGACTTAAAACGACAAAGGGGGCAGGTGACAGTGGTTGTCGAAGTGCTACCGATTAATTTCATTGTGTAATCGATAAAAGACATGATGATTAACCTTTCAATGAATGAGCTTTATTCTATCATGTCATGGTCAAAGAGTATGCAGATAATATCCGATGCCTCCGCGCGCGGACTGACGCTTATTTTGTGGGTTAAAGCGATTATCATACGCACCGCGTCGCCCACATCCCGATACTTTGGTATTAAAGGCGCAGCAGTAGCGTATGGAATGTTGATAAACAGCAATAGGCTTAACTCATCATCTCATGGCGGATCCAGTCAATAACGGAGCGACGTTGAGGTTGCCATCCCAGCAATGAATAAGCATTTTTACCGCGTACCCGGCTGTTAGAGCCCAGGCCATAAGAGGCCATTTCGTAACCCCACTCCTTAATTGCCTCTTCCAGCGGCCAATCTTGCGGTTCCCCCAGATTAAGGGCTTGCGCGATAGCGGCACTCATATCGCGAAACGACGCTTCACCGCTTTCCACAAAGTAGAAAGTTCCCGCCGGGGTGTTTTCAAGCGCCAGTAGATAAAGCGCCACCACATCATCAATATGCACATTTGACCAGATGTTCTCGCCGGGGCCGACATGGCGAACCACGCCGCTTTTTTGTGCTTGTTTTAACAAGCGAGGCAATTGCACGCTGTCACGCGGCAGTGCGCGCGGGTGACCATAAATTAGCGTGTTACAGAGAACCGCTGAGCGCACGCCTTTGTTGGCGCTCTCCAGCACATAATTATCGATCGCCACGCGTGCCGCTTTATCCTCGGTGGGTTCCGGGAGATGGCCTTCACTGTAGATTATATCGCTGGCATGGCCTCCAGAGGCATCGCCTACGATGCTGGAACCACTGGTATGCAAAAAGACTTTATTACTGCCAGCCAATGCTTCGACCAGCGTTTTGACGGCTTCAAAATGGTCGCTGCTTGCGGCGTTAATGACCGCATCCGCCTGTTTTGCTTGCCGGGTAAGTAGGCTGGCATCGTCCAGCGTGCCCACCACGGCAGGAATGCCCAGTTTTGCCAGCGCTTCCGCTTGCTCCTGTTTACGCACCAACCCGGTGACATCATGGCCTGCGCGTACCAGACCCTCCGCAATAGAACCCCCAATAAAGCCGGCGGCGCCGGTTAAAAATACTTTCATCTGTTCCACCTTTTGCGTTGGTTAATTTTGCGTCCCAATCAGTATAGGCCTGCTTTATTGAACAAAAATTGTTAATTACTCAAAAGATTATTGCATTAAACGCAATAATTTTTGCGAGACTTGATTAATAAGCGAGAGCTTATAAATAAATTAAAATGGCCCCGGCCTGGTTCCGTGGCGTGAGGACGTGATGGTTTAGTGAGTTCGGTGACCGTCTGAGCGATCACCTTTAATAAGATGGCAGATACACAGAATTATTTACAGGGCAATTTTCGGAAACCATGATTCAGAACTACTACTTCATCAATCCGGACTTTATGTTCAACGGTGATCGGTTGTCATTTGTTAAATATTATATTTTAACTGAATTGAAACTCAAAGTTAAAAAGAAAAAATAAAGCCACGGAAAGGAACGGGTCAAAATCTTAAACTGCATTATCTCTGACTTAATAATAAATTTAAATGATGTTTTTTATTTTTTGTGTCAGTAATAAAAGTATTTTTAAGGGAGGAGACAGCATTAAGAAAATATACTAAATGAAACAATGGTATTACCTGCCATTAACACATTGGCTCCAAATGCCCGGATGGCGATGTCAGAGAACATTCCGCTTTTATAACAATCTTTTGTTCCGGTCAGAAATATCTCCTATAATCCACTCCTGAAATAAGTTTAATAATTACATACAGGGAACTGTAATGACGGTGAAAGCGACAAAGGAAGGTGATGCCTGGACAACCTACACCAAAGTTGTTCCGGTGAATGCAATTGCCTACTGTTCTTCCAGCCCGACCCTTTATTTTCATCCCGACAGCGAAACCATTATCTCACTGGATGCATGCGACGGAGACCTGCTTGAGCAGGAGCATAACCGGCTTTCTCTTTTACTGGCCGCCCGCGTGGATGCACAGCAGCGTATTGAAATCCTGACCACTGAGGCGGGGAAAATCGGCTGGGGCGGATTAACAGAACGGGAGCGTTATCAGTATCTGCTGAAACAGGAGTACCAGAAGCTGGATGAAGCCGTTATCGCACTACGTCATGAACTGGCTGACCTGACGCCTGCCAGTGCGCTTGTACAGGCAACGCTGCTGGACGAAAACGCGAAAAAAAGCGCCATTGGTATTACGGAACTGATTGAAATCCGGGGTAGTGAATACCGGGGCGGGAAATACACCTATGTCCGCTCAGATAAAATTCGCAGCCACTGGCGGCGCTACCGGCTTAATGACGGTGAGAAAAAAACGAATTCCCGGAGTTTCATCACTACCGTCAGCCATACCGGAGAGGATGGTGTAACCCGGACGCGACAGACCGTTGATATGGACAAGCTGAAATCGCAGCTTGCTAAGATCAAGCCCTCCATGACCTTATGGGAGCAGAAGCTGATTGATGACCATGTTGATGTTCTTGCCTGCTGGGCAGAAGAACTGAACGAGAGCCTGAAAAAACACGCAGAATCCGGCAGCGGTAATATGGTTTTTGACAGTCAGGCACAACTGCTGCGCTGGACATATGGCGCAGGGCTTAAAG contains the following coding sequences:
- a CDS encoding NAD-dependent epimerase/dehydratase family protein, with the protein product MKVFLTGAAGFIGGSIAEGLVRAGHDVTGLVRKQEQAEALAKLGIPAVVGTLDDASLLTRQAKQADAVINAASSDHFEAVKTLVEALAGSNKVFLHTSGSSIVGDASGGHASDIIYSEGHLPEPTEDKAARVAIDNYVLESANKGVRSAVLCNTLIYGHPRALPRDSVQLPRLLKQAQKSGVVRHVGPGENIWSNVHIDDVVALYLLALENTPAGTFYFVESGEASFRDMSAAIAQALNLGEPQDWPLEEAIKEWGYEMASYGLGSNSRVRGKNAYSLLGWQPQRRSVIDWIRHEMMS
- a CDS encoding YnfU family zinc-binding protein, coding for MSFIDYTMKLIGSTSTTTVTCPLCRFKSSQPLSKIRLKQAMLCPGCKALFVAPR